The following are encoded together in the Actinoplanes sp. N902-109 genome:
- a CDS encoding DUF3152 domain-containing protein has protein sequence MSGLVLLGGCSSAAPVRQPAAWHPAQTAAPNPPPATPAAVPPARITYPEHGSRHWITAAAQTGPAAGRAGTLLHYRVLVERDIHGLSAGRFADAVTTTLSDPRSWTGGGRWRLRRVGPGSRYDFTIYLATPQTRDRLCGNGEDGYTSCRNGSKVVLNVARWVKGVPRYGTTLATYRQYMVNHEVGHRLGQGHELCPGPGRPAPVMQQQTLGLHGCTANPWPYRRKKRWTGPPGSYDDRIPPPDTGRT, from the coding sequence ATGTCCGGACTGGTGCTGCTCGGCGGCTGCTCATCCGCCGCGCCGGTCAGGCAGCCGGCGGCCTGGCACCCCGCGCAGACCGCTGCGCCGAACCCGCCCCCGGCAACGCCCGCAGCCGTTCCGCCCGCCCGGATCACTTATCCGGAGCACGGTTCCCGGCACTGGATCACCGCCGCGGCCCAGACCGGCCCGGCCGCCGGGCGGGCCGGCACCCTGCTGCACTACCGCGTCCTGGTCGAGCGCGACATCCACGGCCTGTCCGCGGGCAGGTTCGCGGATGCGGTCACCACCACCCTCTCCGACCCGCGCAGCTGGACCGGCGGCGGCCGGTGGCGGCTGCGGCGGGTGGGCCCGGGCAGCCGGTACGACTTCACCATCTACCTGGCCACCCCGCAAACCCGCGACCGGCTCTGCGGCAACGGCGAGGACGGCTACACATCGTGCCGCAACGGCAGCAAGGTCGTGCTCAACGTGGCGCGCTGGGTCAAGGGCGTCCCCCGGTACGGCACCACGCTGGCGACGTACCGCCAGTACATGGTCAACCACGAGGTGGGGCACCGGCTCGGACAGGGACACGAGCTGTGCCCGGGACCGGGCCGGCCGGCGCCGGTGATGCAGCAGCAGACCCTGGGGCTGCACGGCTGCACCGCCAACCCCTGGCCGTACCGTCGGAAGAAGCGCTGGACCGGACCTCCCGGATCGTACGACGACCGGATCCCGCCACCCGACACCGGAAGAACGTGA
- a CDS encoding LamG-like jellyroll fold domain-containing protein — MWRRLLPAFLVAGLIVGGLAVPAFHGASQAACGDRAGSEPAAIKLAISCDQPVAVDSSRTEFSQVVAQPDGRLRFESAVVPQRARKGSGWADLDLRLSRGGDGRLRPAVSVADVAFSGGGSGPLVTLTRGGQTMTMSWPGALPAPVITGDAATYPEVLSGVDLVVRATGTGFAHALVIKSAAAAAQPGIATIRFRLGGSARVSANAGTLTARGRGAVIATTEPATMWDSRSGPATPARTAATRRQAAERSTHRSAGDTARIAPVTVALSGGDLVLRPDAGLLAEAAFPLYVDPAWSVYKNKWAYATDNNSNNTDYSRARVGLNPDTGALYRSFFQFPATANGVSLSRKHIESARVEMNLDHSWSCDSTVTSMYWTPAINATMKASWSAMKLSRVLGTASGHANEAGGCDSYQGDMKMNFDGTTVTQLLRDAANGGWSALTVGFTARAADGSGESTQSRWKKFYPNDAKLFVDYDTPPGTPVYLQVSGVACSPGVTTVGTLTPTFSAIFPDADGSDSLTGAFEWIEVPAGGLGSVTDTAPVRKGAPPSKTSVTPGARATSAAVTAVKDKTYAFRARGTDKAPYAITSSWSAWCQFKVDTAVPHVTASVLALPSGPGQKGRIRIESTDGDVTKFQYGWDAATKVVTASGASPRFAEVDITAPRFGRNVLLVKAIDTTLNEGNGSVEFLVGRPSPPIARWGLESYPGISQAEALSDRVPAPTSSPLAATNVSWPDDVRLIGGRTATFDGTSSVASTVSPVVDTTGSFSVSGLVRIGVLPTADVTVATQDGADAAGFELGIRRSGNPLVPRWSFSMRDNGAQSSAIVAAVSPTAVNSADLGRWVQVAGTFDAAEKKVRLYVDGLLVAQAERTAVPWPATGGFAVGRGFGSGAGTGFFPGSIADVQVFDRVLEPQDFTGQLGTDPTSGGFDEPGISTPIQVGDWDYEAAVGCYVADLRDTCEAPDTRTAWGRWQALTRGSQVGAGHTASQSGLWVDNTYFPDDGFTEASDEYGRTAVKTGLTTDADGNEITVWQDKPVLRTDQSFTVSAWVMLQDGPAGDGGRTVLAQRGTSESGFWLKYQQTTKKWQFLAAAQDTADATADWVSSAADAQFDVWTQLTGVYDGARRELRLYVNGDLQGSKALSFTPFNATGPLLVGHTLWHGGLGDQWFGGIDDVALFQGAMSSTAVAARYRVQSTDVSGANVLGNNQTLYERQALHSSDNRYYLWMQEDGNLVLYDLGTPIWATNTPSNPGSRLIMQDDGNLVIYRADGTAIWDTRTWGTDADRLVLYDNGDLFLLDPNGQIVWHR; from the coding sequence CCGTCCGGCCGTGTCGGTAGCCGATGTGGCGTTCTCCGGCGGCGGCTCCGGCCCGCTGGTGACCTTGACCCGCGGCGGCCAGACCATGACCATGTCCTGGCCCGGCGCACTACCCGCCCCGGTGATAACCGGCGACGCCGCCACGTATCCCGAGGTGCTGTCCGGTGTGGACCTCGTGGTGCGGGCAACCGGGACCGGCTTCGCCCACGCACTCGTGATCAAATCGGCAGCGGCGGCGGCCCAGCCCGGCATCGCCACGATCCGGTTCCGGCTCGGCGGATCCGCCCGCGTTTCCGCCAACGCCGGCACGCTGACCGCCCGGGGACGTGGCGCGGTGATCGCGACAACCGAGCCCGCGACCATGTGGGACTCCCGCAGCGGGCCCGCGACACCGGCCCGGACGGCCGCGACCCGGCGGCAGGCCGCCGAGCGGTCGACCCACCGCAGCGCCGGCGACACCGCTCGGATCGCTCCGGTCACCGTCGCACTCAGCGGTGGCGATCTGGTGCTCCGTCCCGACGCCGGATTGCTCGCCGAGGCGGCCTTCCCGCTGTACGTCGACCCGGCATGGTCGGTCTACAAGAACAAGTGGGCGTACGCGACCGACAACAACTCGAACAACACCGACTACTCCCGGGCGCGGGTCGGTCTGAACCCGGACACCGGCGCCCTGTACCGGTCGTTCTTCCAGTTCCCGGCCACGGCCAATGGCGTGTCGCTGAGCAGGAAGCACATCGAGTCGGCCCGGGTCGAGATGAACCTCGACCACTCCTGGTCGTGCGACAGCACGGTAACGTCGATGTACTGGACGCCCGCGATCAACGCCACCATGAAGGCGAGCTGGTCGGCGATGAAGTTGTCGCGCGTGCTGGGAACCGCGTCCGGGCACGCCAACGAGGCGGGTGGTTGCGACTCGTACCAGGGTGACATGAAGATGAACTTCGATGGCACCACCGTCACCCAGTTGCTCCGCGACGCCGCGAACGGCGGCTGGAGCGCGCTCACCGTCGGTTTCACCGCCCGGGCCGCCGACGGCAGCGGCGAGTCGACACAGAGCCGGTGGAAGAAGTTCTACCCGAACGACGCGAAGTTGTTCGTCGACTACGACACCCCGCCGGGCACACCGGTCTACCTGCAGGTGTCGGGGGTGGCCTGCAGTCCCGGTGTGACCACCGTCGGCACGCTCACGCCGACCTTCTCGGCGATCTTCCCGGATGCTGACGGGTCCGACTCGCTGACCGGTGCGTTCGAGTGGATCGAGGTGCCGGCCGGTGGGCTGGGCTCGGTGACCGACACCGCGCCGGTGCGCAAGGGTGCGCCACCCAGCAAGACTTCGGTGACCCCCGGAGCTCGGGCGACCAGCGCAGCCGTCACGGCAGTGAAGGACAAGACGTACGCGTTCCGCGCCCGTGGCACGGACAAGGCACCGTATGCGATCACGAGTTCCTGGTCGGCCTGGTGCCAGTTCAAGGTGGACACCGCGGTGCCGCACGTCACGGCGTCGGTGCTCGCCCTGCCGTCGGGACCGGGACAGAAGGGCCGCATCCGGATCGAGTCGACCGATGGCGACGTGACAAAGTTCCAGTACGGCTGGGACGCCGCGACCAAGGTGGTCACCGCGTCGGGCGCCAGCCCCAGGTTCGCCGAGGTCGACATCACCGCGCCCCGGTTCGGCCGCAACGTCCTGCTGGTCAAGGCCATCGACACCACCCTGAACGAGGGCAACGGCTCGGTGGAGTTCCTTGTGGGCCGGCCGTCCCCGCCGATCGCCCGGTGGGGTCTGGAGTCGTACCCGGGGATCAGCCAGGCGGAGGCGCTGTCCGACCGGGTGCCCGCGCCGACCAGCTCGCCGCTGGCCGCAACCAATGTGAGCTGGCCCGATGACGTACGGCTGATCGGTGGCCGGACCGCCACGTTCGACGGCACGTCGTCGGTGGCCTCGACCGTGTCGCCAGTGGTGGACACCACCGGCTCGTTCAGCGTGTCCGGCCTGGTGCGGATCGGCGTGCTGCCGACCGCCGACGTCACCGTTGCCACCCAGGACGGCGCCGATGCGGCCGGGTTCGAGCTCGGCATCCGGCGCAGCGGCAACCCGCTCGTCCCGCGCTGGTCTTTCTCGATGCGCGACAACGGCGCGCAATCCAGCGCGATCGTTGCAGCGGTGTCGCCAACGGCAGTCAACTCGGCGGACCTCGGCCGCTGGGTACAGGTGGCAGGCACGTTCGACGCCGCGGAGAAGAAGGTGCGGCTCTACGTCGACGGGCTGCTGGTCGCCCAGGCCGAACGCACGGCGGTGCCCTGGCCGGCAACCGGCGGGTTTGCGGTCGGCCGCGGCTTCGGCTCGGGCGCCGGCACCGGGTTCTTCCCCGGGTCGATCGCCGACGTGCAGGTCTTCGACCGGGTGCTGGAGCCCCAGGACTTCACCGGTCAGCTGGGCACCGACCCGACATCCGGCGGTTTCGACGAACCCGGCATCAGCACGCCGATCCAGGTGGGTGACTGGGACTACGAGGCGGCGGTCGGTTGCTACGTCGCCGACCTGCGGGACACCTGCGAGGCACCCGACACCCGCACCGCGTGGGGCCGGTGGCAAGCCCTGACCAGGGGTTCACAGGTGGGGGCCGGGCACACGGCGAGCCAGTCGGGCTTATGGGTGGACAACACCTACTTCCCGGACGACGGATTCACCGAAGCCTCCGACGAGTACGGCCGCACTGCGGTGAAGACCGGCCTGACCACCGATGCGGACGGCAACGAGATCACCGTCTGGCAGGACAAGCCGGTGCTGCGGACCGACCAGTCCTTCACGGTGTCAGCCTGGGTGATGCTGCAGGACGGGCCGGCCGGGGACGGCGGCCGCACCGTGCTCGCCCAGCGTGGCACCAGCGAGAGCGGGTTCTGGTTGAAGTATCAGCAGACCACCAAGAAGTGGCAATTCCTGGCCGCCGCCCAGGACACGGCGGATGCCACCGCTGACTGGGTCTCGTCTGCAGCCGACGCGCAGTTCGATGTGTGGACCCAGTTGACGGGTGTCTACGACGGTGCCCGCAGGGAGCTCCGGCTGTACGTCAACGGAGATCTCCAGGGCAGCAAGGCGCTGTCGTTCACGCCGTTCAACGCGACCGGTCCGCTGCTGGTCGGGCACACGCTGTGGCATGGCGGGCTCGGTGACCAGTGGTTCGGCGGCATCGACGACGTCGCGCTGTTCCAGGGGGCGATGAGTTCGACCGCGGTCGCGGCGCGCTACCGAGTGCAGTCCACCGACGTCTCCGGCGCGAACGTGCTCGGCAACAACCAGACGCTCTACGAGCGGCAGGCCCTGCACTCCAGCGACAACCGGTACTACCTGTGGATGCAGGAGGACGGCAACCTGGTCCTCTACGACCTCGGAACCCCGATCTGGGCGACGAACACGCCGAGCAACCCGGGGTCGCGGCTGATCATGCAGGACGACGGCAACCTCGTCATCTACCGGGCGGACGGCACCGCCATCTGGGACACCAGGACGTGGGGCACGGACGCCGACCGGCTGGTGCTCTACGACAACGGCGATCTCTTCCTGCTCGATCCGAACGGCCAGATCGTCTGGCACCGGTGA
- a CDS encoding RHS repeat-associated core domain-containing protein, whose amino-acid sequence MRIRRWDLVMRPVLAGVLVAGAIGVPARTVLAAPPAPVPPPVEKLDHDGHPVTARAWTQQKVEDTPVTPPVWPRAGTTRVQLSAAHRIKVGDLPVWVGDAPGLAGLDVQVIDRATVPAAWRAGLMLKVSAATTGKARLSVDYRGFAQAYGADWTSRLALWRVPQCALTTPAAPACRSVAMPTTAEPAAGLVSATVNVGGGSLVALAAAASGKDGDFRATSLAPSSTWSAGANSGDFSWSYPMRVPPAAGPVPEVALSYSSSAVDGRSEVTNNQPSWIGEGFDYSPGYIERRYVTCADDSKNGANSTAASGDQCWRSDNATMTLGGHTGELIYQQGKGWHLRDEDGSEIEKLTNADNGDSGSPSYGDVGEYWRVTTTDGTQYFFGRDDLPGETAPTNSTLTVPVFGNHAGEPCHATAFASSDCVQAWRWNLDYVVDVRGNTESFWYTKETNKYARNATDSDDVTYDRASYLNRIDYGTYDRKAAEHGVTERSTEPYAQVVFETDLRCFTNCGTESAPTTANWKDTPWDQECKASASSCPGKFAPTFWTAKRLKKITTRVWDATASPAAWQDVESWTLTHTFSATADATHTGLWLERIDHSGLTGTEIGLPPVTFEAVSLANRVLTENGSADNWLRISSIVTETGARIKVDYSEPECTAALVASLAPETNTHRCYPVRVPDSTDPAGDVLVTQWWHKYVVVHVAEDDLQTTTGHPAPTKHTRYEYVDAPAWHYADDDGLTKPDRKTWARWRGYGEVRTQVGDEAGTRTLTVTDFLRGMHGDRLAPSGGTRSVPAPASYGSETVYDEDQFAGMVRQETVYNGTDTKPVSRTVNVPWRSGPTASRTINGDTAEARFVDTQVTYDQTALGVDGNRGWRTTGTRTSFDPTYGTANWSQDDGDVSRTGDEKCATYTYNRNTDKNLTTLTSRTLTTARTCGTAPSTVDDVIDDVRSYYDGSSSLTTPPEFGSVTWTEKLKDWAPATGTVWQTISRATYDSTGRVKTATDIKGNVTETTYTPATGGPVTAVSTKNIAMNWTTSTAASPYWGSVTRTTDANNRITADIDYDALGRTVRVWNLGWTRADNPAKPSAQYEYRVAANRDAYPYVVTSQLNASGTYVTSYQILDALLRPRQTQSISLGGSGDRMVTDTIYDEFGRAATTYGAHAEPGAPSGTLWWEPDWSVPSVTRNTYDRVGRVTAAVFLSGDSIDNLVEKWRTVTAYEGDLTKITPPEGGTPSTTVTDAAGRVVALREHTTAAGVNGAYDETTYTFNRKDQQVKVTGPGNNEWTTVYDPKGQPIQRTDPDEGDTFTAYNDFGEVESTRDDRGEKLWYKYDALGRKREMRDDSETGALRAEWRYDNLYSGQTGFRGQLTQAIRYDPAGSANAYKWQVRTFNGRYQPTGVNYVVPASESGLDGTYVYAYGYSPATGEQTSISYPAGGNLVTEQLTTGYDVTTGRPAKLDTSLTGSAGTMATASYTAYGERSGSIYKMPGGHWVEDVVSREEGTRRVTHISVTRETVAGTVSDRTYDYDKAGNIVAIADAPAVGDADKQCFRSDPLGRLTTAWTPAVGVDCKTTGPGVAGLAGPAPYWQDWTFDAAGSRKTETSHTAAGNTVRDYALPATGHAVSAMTTTTPAQAPATTQYRYDGSGNMTCRPATGSASNDCGTGANSQTLGWDAEGELSTVTAGGTSVESNVYDAAGELMIRHDAGGTTLFLPDQELRKQGSVVTGTRYYTFAGVTFGSRTGSSAPTDLSWVFTDHQGTQQIAVNAGTQAVTIRRQTPYGGSRGAAATWVNQKSFVGGDTEPTGLISIGARRYDPTLGRFISVDPVQDLSDPQQWNGYAYANNSPISLSDPSGLVPIDNELDDQFGREKPGTGKYQSRTPGVKRGRSSGSGGSTSRRKISDPGPSTPRRTATAGGTGCVYVQGPICGRKVSECEMWNCDPWQPLTPPQREEPYRPQWKCKSGLSDNPCAKGDRISHKGTGSGGICIGGSVGVYFWGASGSVCWMEDAKGSGFTVTGESAAGAVGNGKSGRPAPGWSVGAGPTWSNGSVQQQKDGFKTTNIGAAMGRGATLGIGSSTLPDGSPEHTYTLMVGGGTGLTVSSGDSWTKVLGYHENPDAETP is encoded by the coding sequence ATGCGTATCCGACGCTGGGATCTCGTCATGCGGCCGGTGCTGGCCGGCGTGCTGGTCGCCGGGGCCATAGGTGTTCCGGCCCGCACCGTTCTGGCCGCACCGCCGGCCCCGGTGCCGCCGCCGGTCGAGAAACTCGACCATGATGGTCACCCGGTGACCGCGCGGGCCTGGACCCAGCAGAAGGTCGAGGACACGCCGGTTACTCCGCCGGTGTGGCCCAGGGCCGGCACGACCCGGGTCCAGCTGAGCGCGGCGCACCGCATCAAGGTGGGCGACCTGCCAGTCTGGGTGGGTGACGCGCCGGGCCTGGCCGGCCTCGATGTGCAGGTGATCGATCGCGCCACCGTCCCGGCCGCATGGCGGGCCGGGCTGATGCTGAAGGTCAGCGCGGCGACAACCGGCAAGGCCCGGTTGTCCGTCGACTACCGGGGTTTCGCGCAGGCGTACGGCGCGGACTGGACGTCCCGGCTCGCGTTGTGGCGCGTCCCGCAATGCGCGCTCACCACCCCCGCTGCGCCGGCCTGCCGGTCGGTGGCCATGCCGACGACCGCCGAACCAGCCGCCGGCCTGGTCTCGGCGACGGTGAACGTCGGCGGTGGATCGCTGGTGGCGCTCGCAGCCGCGGCCTCGGGCAAGGACGGTGACTTCCGCGCCACCAGCCTCGCGCCCAGCTCGACCTGGTCGGCCGGGGCGAACTCCGGTGACTTCTCCTGGAGTTACCCGATGCGGGTGCCACCCGCGGCTGGCCCGGTCCCCGAGGTTGCCCTGTCCTATTCGTCGTCGGCGGTGGACGGCCGGTCCGAGGTGACCAACAACCAGCCGTCCTGGATCGGTGAGGGCTTCGACTACTCGCCCGGCTATATCGAGCGGCGCTACGTCACCTGCGCGGACGACTCCAAGAACGGGGCGAACAGCACCGCCGCCAGCGGTGACCAGTGCTGGCGCTCGGACAACGCGACGATGACCCTCGGCGGGCACACCGGTGAGCTGATCTACCAGCAGGGCAAGGGCTGGCACCTGCGAGACGAGGACGGCTCGGAGATCGAGAAGCTGACGAATGCCGACAACGGTGACTCCGGCAGCCCGTCCTACGGCGACGTGGGCGAGTACTGGCGGGTCACCACGACCGACGGCACGCAGTACTTCTTCGGCCGCGACGACCTGCCGGGCGAGACCGCCCCGACCAACTCGACGCTGACCGTGCCGGTCTTCGGCAACCACGCCGGCGAGCCGTGCCACGCCACCGCGTTCGCTTCGTCGGACTGCGTGCAGGCTTGGCGGTGGAACCTCGACTACGTCGTCGACGTTCGGGGCAACACCGAATCGTTCTGGTACACCAAGGAGACCAACAAGTACGCCCGCAACGCCACCGACTCCGACGACGTCACCTATGACCGGGCCAGTTACCTGAACCGGATCGACTACGGCACCTACGACCGGAAAGCCGCGGAGCACGGCGTCACCGAGCGCAGCACCGAGCCGTACGCGCAGGTGGTGTTCGAGACCGACCTGCGGTGCTTCACCAACTGTGGCACCGAGTCCGCGCCGACCACGGCGAACTGGAAGGACACGCCCTGGGACCAGGAATGCAAGGCTTCCGCCAGTTCCTGTCCGGGCAAGTTCGCGCCGACGTTCTGGACCGCCAAGCGGCTCAAGAAGATCACCACCCGGGTCTGGGACGCCACAGCCTCCCCGGCTGCGTGGCAGGACGTCGAGTCGTGGACGCTGACACACACCTTCTCGGCGACCGCCGACGCGACCCATACCGGCTTGTGGCTCGAGCGCATCGACCACAGCGGGCTGACCGGCACCGAGATCGGCCTGCCACCGGTCACCTTCGAGGCGGTGTCGCTGGCCAACCGGGTGCTGACCGAGAACGGCTCCGCCGACAACTGGCTGCGGATCTCCAGCATCGTGACCGAGACCGGCGCCCGCATCAAGGTGGACTACTCCGAACCGGAGTGCACCGCGGCCCTGGTCGCCTCGCTGGCGCCGGAGACCAACACGCACCGGTGCTACCCGGTGAGGGTCCCGGACTCGACCGACCCGGCCGGCGATGTGCTGGTCACGCAGTGGTGGCACAAGTATGTCGTGGTGCATGTCGCGGAGGACGACCTGCAGACGACGACGGGTCATCCGGCGCCGACAAAACACACCCGCTACGAGTACGTCGACGCGCCGGCCTGGCACTACGCCGACGATGACGGTCTGACGAAGCCGGACCGCAAGACCTGGGCCCGGTGGCGCGGCTACGGCGAGGTGCGTACGCAGGTTGGCGACGAGGCTGGGACCCGCACCTTGACAGTCACCGACTTCCTGCGCGGCATGCACGGCGACCGGCTCGCACCCAGCGGTGGCACCCGCAGCGTGCCCGCACCAGCGTCGTACGGCAGCGAGACCGTCTACGACGAGGACCAGTTCGCGGGCATGGTCCGGCAGGAGACGGTCTACAACGGTACCGATACCAAGCCGGTGTCCCGGACGGTGAACGTGCCTTGGCGCTCGGGTCCGACGGCCAGTCGCACCATCAACGGTGACACCGCCGAGGCTCGCTTCGTGGACACCCAGGTGACCTACGACCAGACCGCTCTCGGGGTGGACGGCAACCGCGGGTGGCGCACCACCGGCACGCGGACGAGCTTCGACCCGACGTACGGTACGGCCAACTGGTCGCAGGACGACGGTGACGTCAGCAGGACCGGCGACGAGAAGTGCGCGACATACACCTACAACCGCAACACAGACAAGAACCTGACGACACTGACCAGCCGTACCCTGACCACCGCCCGGACGTGTGGAACCGCGCCGTCGACGGTCGACGACGTGATCGACGACGTGCGCTCCTACTACGACGGCTCGTCGAGTCTGACCACCCCGCCGGAGTTCGGATCGGTGACCTGGACCGAGAAGCTCAAGGACTGGGCACCGGCGACCGGCACGGTGTGGCAGACGATCTCGCGGGCCACCTACGACTCGACCGGCCGGGTGAAGACCGCCACCGACATCAAGGGCAACGTCACCGAGACCACGTACACCCCGGCGACCGGTGGTCCGGTCACCGCGGTGAGCACCAAGAACATCGCGATGAACTGGACCACCTCGACCGCCGCCAGCCCGTACTGGGGTTCGGTGACCAGAACCACCGACGCCAACAACCGGATCACCGCCGACATTGACTACGACGCGCTGGGACGAACCGTGCGAGTCTGGAACCTGGGCTGGACCCGGGCCGACAACCCGGCCAAGCCGTCGGCGCAGTACGAATACCGGGTGGCGGCCAACCGGGACGCCTATCCGTACGTCGTGACCAGCCAGCTCAACGCGAGCGGCACCTACGTCACGTCGTACCAGATCCTCGATGCTCTGCTGCGGCCGCGGCAGACCCAGTCGATCTCCCTGGGTGGCAGCGGCGACCGGATGGTCACCGACACGATCTACGACGAGTTCGGCCGCGCCGCCACCACGTACGGTGCCCACGCGGAACCCGGCGCCCCCTCCGGGACGCTGTGGTGGGAGCCGGACTGGTCGGTGCCATCGGTCACCAGGAACACCTACGACCGGGTCGGCCGGGTGACCGCCGCGGTCTTCCTGAGCGGTGACAGCATCGACAACCTGGTCGAGAAGTGGCGCACGGTCACCGCCTACGAGGGTGATCTCACCAAGATCACCCCGCCCGAGGGCGGCACCCCCAGCACCACGGTGACCGACGCCGCCGGGCGCGTGGTGGCGCTGCGCGAGCACACCACCGCAGCCGGGGTCAACGGCGCCTACGACGAGACGACGTACACCTTCAACCGCAAGGATCAACAGGTCAAGGTGACCGGCCCGGGGAACAACGAGTGGACCACGGTCTACGACCCCAAGGGTCAGCCGATCCAGCGCACCGACCCGGATGAGGGCGACACGTTCACCGCCTACAACGACTTCGGCGAGGTCGAGAGCACGCGGGACGATCGCGGCGAGAAGCTCTGGTACAAGTACGACGCGCTCGGGCGCAAACGCGAGATGCGCGACGACTCGGAGACCGGCGCACTGCGCGCGGAGTGGCGTTACGACAACCTCTACAGTGGCCAGACCGGTTTCCGCGGCCAGCTGACCCAGGCCATCCGGTACGACCCGGCCGGTTCGGCGAACGCCTACAAGTGGCAGGTCCGGACGTTCAACGGCCGTTACCAGCCCACCGGGGTCAACTACGTCGTGCCGGCGTCCGAATCCGGCCTGGACGGCACCTACGTGTATGCCTACGGCTACTCGCCCGCGACCGGTGAGCAGACCTCGATCTCCTACCCGGCCGGCGGAAACCTGGTTACCGAGCAGCTCACCACCGGCTACGACGTAACGACCGGCCGGCCGGCCAAGCTCGACACCAGCCTGACCGGATCGGCCGGCACGATGGCCACCGCCTCGTACACCGCGTACGGGGAACGGTCCGGCTCGATCTACAAGATGCCCGGCGGGCACTGGGTCGAGGATGTGGTCTCCCGGGAGGAAGGCACCCGCCGGGTCACCCACATCTCAGTCACCCGGGAGACGGTGGCCGGCACGGTTTCCGATCGCACCTACGACTACGACAAGGCCGGCAACATCGTCGCCATCGCGGACGCCCCAGCCGTCGGTGACGCCGACAAGCAGTGCTTCCGCAGCGACCCGCTGGGCCGGCTGACCACCGCGTGGACCCCGGCCGTCGGGGTGGACTGCAAGACAACCGGGCCCGGTGTGGCGGGCCTGGCCGGGCCCGCGCCGTACTGGCAGGACTGGACCTTCGACGCGGCCGGGAGCCGCAAGACCGAGACCAGTCACACCGCCGCCGGCAACACCGTGCGGGATTACGCGCTGCCGGCCACCGGCCACGCCGTCAGCGCGATGACGACCACCACGCCGGCGCAGGCCCCGGCAACCACGCAGTACCGCTATGACGGCAGCGGCAACATGACCTGTCGGCCCGCAACCGGCAGCGCGAGCAACGACTGCGGCACCGGCGCCAACAGTCAGACGCTGGGCTGGGATGCTGAGGGCGAGCTGAGCACCGTCACCGCCGGCGGCACCAGCGTGGAGAGCAACGTCTACGACGCTGCGGGCGAGCTGATGATCCGGCACGACGCCGGCGGAACCACCCTTTTCCTACCGGACCAGGAACTGCGCAAGCAAGGTTCGGTCGTCACCGGCACCCGCTACTACACTTTCGCCGGCGTGACCTTCGGCTCCCGCACCGGCTCCTCCGCACCCACCGACCTGAGCTGGGTGTTCACCGACCATCAAGGAACCCAGCAGATCGCCGTCAACGCGGGTACGCAGGCCGTGACCATTCGCCGGCAGACCCCGTACGGCGGCTCCCGCGGCGCTGCCGCCACCTGGGTCAACCAGAAGAGCTTCGTCGGTGGCGACACGGAGCCCACCGGCCTGATCAGCATCGGTGCCCGCCGGTACGACCCCACGCTCGGCCGGTTCATCTCCGTCGACCCGGTCCAGGACCTGAGCGATCCGCAGCAGTGGAACGGCTACGCCTACGCGAACAACAGCCCGATCTCCCTGAGCGACCCGAGCGGGCTGGTGCCCATCGACAACGAACTGGACGACCAGTTCGGCCGGGAGAAGCCGGGCACCGGGAAGTACCAGAGCCGCACACCCGGCGTCAAGCGGGGCAGGAGCAGCGGTAGCGGCGGCAGCACCTCCCGCCGGAAGATCTCTGATCCCGGCCCCTCGACCCCGCGCCGGACCGCGACCGCCGGTGGCACCGGCTGCGTGTACGTGCAGGGCCCGATCTGCGGCCGGAAGGTGAGCGAGTGCGAGATGTGGAACTGCGACCCGTGGCAGCCGCTCACCCCGCCACAACGCGAGGAACCGTACCGGCCGCAATGGAAGTGCAAGAGCGGCCTGTCGGACAACCCGTGTGCGAAGGGCGATCGGATCTCGCACAAGGGCACGGGCAGCGGTGGCATCTGCATCGGTGGCTCGGTCGGCGTCTACTTCTGGGGCGCATCCGGATCGGTCTGCTGGATGGAGGATGCCAAGGGCTCCGGATTCACCGTTACCGGGGAATCAGCCGCAGGCGCGGTCGGCAACGGGAAGAGTGGGCGGCCAGCGCCGGGCTGGTCCGTGGGCGCCGGTCCAACCTGGTCGAACGGCTCTGTCCAGCAGCAGAAGGACGGCTTCAAGACCACGAACATCGGCGCGGCAATGGGTCGCGGCGCTACTCTGGGTATCGGCAGCAGTACGTTGCCCGACGGGTCGCCGGAGCATACCTACACCCTCATGGTCGGTGGCGGTACCGGCCTCACCGTCTCCAGCGGTGACTCCTGGACCAAGGTTCTGGGATACCACGAGAACCCCGACGCGGAGACGCCGTGA